The proteins below come from a single Crossiella sp. CA-258035 genomic window:
- a CDS encoding DUF3592 domain-containing protein: MIEADLSDIRRLRLHTVAIRGLDDLIRPSEYRVRPEVATRAVRRLRLRGGLMLLSGLALVVGFMTGATVLEDRAAGLEATGVRVPGVVVQVRQGFVRGVPDSIEVRFAVDGAERVRSMNLNDGSPVLNPGDEITVFYDRDDPERIGAPGVPNDPFWAFIPIVVAFVLGPSLSVAGAIGYGRWRRRARALRRRGWRPGRADIVRSRTLTIRFDDPADGRQTIALTRPVMLPVPREIVLGPVLVGGTGKRLTVLFLSGPVLSAAKSRAARGPRARPGHLPTR; encoded by the coding sequence GTGATCGAGGCTGACCTCAGCGACATCCGGCGGCTGCGGCTGCACACCGTCGCGATTCGCGGTCTGGACGACCTCATCAGGCCGTCGGAGTACCGGGTGCGGCCGGAGGTGGCGACCCGCGCGGTCCGGCGGCTGCGACTGCGGGGTGGCCTGATGCTGCTGTCCGGCCTGGCACTGGTCGTCGGCTTCATGACCGGTGCCACGGTGCTGGAGGACCGGGCCGCCGGCCTGGAGGCGACCGGCGTGCGCGTGCCGGGCGTCGTGGTCCAAGTGCGCCAGGGGTTCGTCAGAGGCGTGCCGGACTCCATCGAGGTGCGGTTCGCCGTCGATGGGGCCGAACGGGTGCGCTCGATGAACCTCAACGACGGCAGCCCCGTCCTGAACCCGGGCGATGAGATCACCGTGTTCTACGACCGCGACGACCCGGAACGAATCGGTGCCCCCGGCGTGCCCAACGACCCCTTCTGGGCCTTCATCCCGATTGTCGTCGCCTTCGTGCTGGGCCCTTCCCTGTCCGTGGCCGGGGCGATTGGGTACGGCCGGTGGCGCCGCCGCGCACGCGCCCTCCGGCGGAGGGGCTGGCGGCCGGGCCGAGCGGACATCGTCCGGAGCCGCACCCTCACCATCCGGTTCGACGATCCGGCGGACGGCAGGCAGACCATCGCGCTGACCCGGCCGGTCATGCTGCCGGTGCCGCGCGAGATCGTCCTCGGCCCGGTTCTCGTCGGTGGCACCGGCAAACGGCTGACCGTCCTGTTCCTCAGTGGGCCGGTGCTGTCTGCGGCCAAATCGCGCGCGGCCCGGGGACCGCGTGCCCGGCCTGGACACTTGCCAACTCGTTGA
- a CDS encoding cation:proton antiporter: MALVLAFGVVLLISVSLSGVAARTILSTALLFLLAGALLGQGGLGWVQIAPNSPMVTVLADIALFTVLFTDGGRANLRALREGWRLSGRALGLGMPLTMIGIAVPAHYLAGLDWPTALLLGAILSPTDPVFASAIVGRTDVPLRLRRLLNVESGLNDGLALPFVLIFLATAANREANWATIGLELGLGLAIGVAVPAVIALAWRLRLLTAEPRLHALGPLAAGVIVFAVCHLTHANAYLAAFAAGATLATLDHLAAERFEPLGDLLSEITKFAALLVFGALITPERISHLSVGDWAVAVLAILLVRPAAMLLSLLRTPLPARERSAAAWFGPKGFASVIYGLLALQAGIPAGEHVFDLVAITIALSIVLHSSTDVPVARALRIEPPDTLPTGHTETTAPAAADR; the protein is encoded by the coding sequence ATGGCGCTGGTGCTCGCCTTCGGTGTGGTCCTGTTGATCAGCGTGTCCCTCTCCGGGGTCGCCGCGCGCACGATCCTGTCCACCGCCCTGCTGTTCCTGCTCGCCGGAGCCCTGCTCGGCCAGGGCGGGCTCGGCTGGGTCCAGATCGCACCGAACTCACCCATGGTCACCGTGCTGGCCGACATCGCCCTGTTCACCGTGCTGTTCACCGACGGCGGCCGGGCCAACCTGCGCGCACTCCGTGAAGGCTGGCGCCTCTCCGGTCGCGCCCTCGGCCTTGGCATGCCGCTGACCATGATCGGCATCGCGGTGCCCGCGCACTACCTGGCCGGACTGGACTGGCCCACGGCGTTGCTGCTCGGCGCGATCCTCTCCCCCACCGACCCGGTCTTCGCCTCGGCCATCGTCGGCCGCACCGACGTCCCGCTGCGCCTGCGCCGCCTGCTCAACGTCGAGTCCGGGCTCAACGACGGCCTCGCGCTGCCCTTCGTGCTGATCTTCCTGGCCACCGCGGCCAACCGGGAGGCCAACTGGGCCACCATCGGCCTGGAACTGGGGCTGGGCCTGGCCATCGGCGTGGCGGTGCCCGCGGTGATCGCCCTGGCCTGGCGGCTGCGCCTGCTCACCGCCGAACCCCGCCTGCACGCCCTGGGCCCGCTGGCCGCCGGGGTGATCGTCTTCGCCGTCTGCCACCTCACCCACGCCAACGCCTACCTGGCCGCCTTCGCCGCCGGGGCGACCCTGGCCACCCTGGATCACCTTGCGGCGGAACGATTCGAACCGCTCGGCGACCTGCTCTCGGAAATCACCAAGTTCGCCGCGCTGCTGGTCTTCGGCGCGCTGATCACCCCGGAACGCATCTCCCACCTGAGCGTGGGCGACTGGGCGGTGGCGGTGCTGGCGATCCTGCTGGTGCGGCCCGCGGCCATGCTGCTCTCGCTGCTGCGCACCCCGCTGCCGGCCAGGGAACGCAGTGCCGCGGCCTGGTTCGGCCCCAAGGGCTTCGCCTCGGTCATCTACGGCCTGCTCGCCCTACAGGCCGGAATCCCGGCCGGGGAACATGTTTTCGACCTGGTGGCCATCACCATCGCGCTCTCGATCGTGCTGCACTCCTCCACCGACGTGCCGGTGGCCAGGGCACTGCGGATCGAACCACCCGACACCCTGCCCACCGGCCACACCGAGACCACCGCACCAGCGGCAGCGGACCGATGA
- the nhaA gene encoding Na+/H+ antiporter NhaA, with protein sequence MSDGTARRVRVFGRASWPEVERVREILRKETVGGALLLVGAVLALVWANSPWAESYAALREIALGPAALHLDLPLHAWAADGLLAIFFFVAGLELKREFVAGDLRDPRRAAVPVAAAVGGVLTPALIFTLTNLGDASALRGWAVPTATDIAFALAVLAVIGHSLPSALRTFLLTLAVVDDLIAIVIIAVFYTQQLSVFPLLLALIPLAGFGFLVQRRVRSWWLLLPLAAVTWALVHASGVHATVAGVLLAFTVPVIRRYGEGPGLAEHFERRFRPISAAVVVPVFAFFATGVTLGGLDGLLTSLSDRVALGIMGGLVLGKVIGITLATFLVSRFTRAELDDDLSWTDVIGLALLGGIGFTVSLLIGELAFDGTAHAESTKVAILAGSVLAALLATMVLRARNRAHRRICAAEEVDSDSDGIPDVHENDR encoded by the coding sequence ATGTCCGACGGCACAGCCCGCCGTGTCCGCGTGTTCGGCCGAGCGTCCTGGCCGGAGGTCGAACGGGTCCGGGAGATCCTCCGCAAGGAAACCGTCGGCGGGGCGCTGTTGCTCGTCGGCGCGGTACTCGCCCTGGTCTGGGCGAACTCGCCGTGGGCGGAGTCCTATGCGGCCCTGCGCGAGATCGCGCTCGGGCCGGCTGCGCTGCACCTGGACCTGCCCCTGCACGCCTGGGCTGCCGACGGCCTGCTGGCGATCTTCTTCTTCGTCGCCGGGCTGGAGCTCAAACGCGAGTTCGTCGCCGGGGACCTGCGTGACCCCCGGCGGGCCGCGGTCCCGGTCGCGGCCGCGGTCGGCGGCGTGCTCACCCCGGCCCTGATCTTCACCCTGACCAATCTCGGCGACGCCTCGGCCCTGCGCGGCTGGGCGGTCCCGACCGCCACCGACATCGCCTTCGCCCTGGCGGTGCTGGCGGTGATCGGGCACAGCCTGCCCTCCGCGCTGCGCACGTTCCTGCTCACCCTGGCGGTGGTGGACGACCTGATCGCGATCGTGATCATCGCCGTCTTCTACACCCAGCAGCTGTCCGTGTTCCCGCTGCTGCTGGCGCTGATCCCGTTGGCCGGGTTCGGTTTCCTGGTGCAGCGGCGGGTGCGTTCGTGGTGGTTGCTGCTGCCGCTGGCCGCGGTGACCTGGGCGCTGGTGCACGCCTCCGGGGTGCACGCCACCGTGGCCGGGGTGCTGCTGGCCTTCACCGTGCCGGTCATCCGCCGCTACGGCGAGGGGCCAGGGCTGGCCGAGCACTTCGAGCGCCGGTTCCGCCCGATCTCGGCCGCGGTGGTGGTGCCGGTGTTCGCCTTCTTCGCCACCGGTGTCACCCTCGGCGGCCTGGACGGCCTGCTCACCTCGCTGTCCGACCGGGTCGCCCTGGGCATCATGGGCGGGCTGGTGCTGGGCAAGGTCATCGGTATCACCCTGGCGACCTTCCTGGTCTCCCGGTTCACCCGCGCCGAGCTCGACGACGACCTGTCCTGGACCGACGTGATCGGCTTGGCCCTGCTGGGCGGCATTGGGTTCACCGTCTCGCTGCTGATCGGCGAGCTGGCCTTCGACGGCACCGCGCACGCGGAGAGCACCAAGGTCGCCATCCTCGCCGGGTCGGTCCTGGCCGCGCTGCTGGCCACGATGGTGCTGCGGGCCCGCAACCGGGCGCACCGGCGGATCTGCGCGGCCGAGGAGGTCGACTCCGACTCCGACGGCATCCCCGACGTGCACGAGAACGACCGCTGA
- a CDS encoding alpha/beta hydrolase encodes MERSGRLRSIYRSTRHQLEVRDWCTRRLDRWSLPHRRNEIASQAGSTHVVTAGSGSSTVVVIPGTNENAALSESFAAALAPDFSVLLLDLPGQPGLSTGHRPRRDRLAWYGHWLAEVLDVLVPGQAVVVGHSLGGAIALACDSPHISGRLLVSTAGLTRLKVSAGVLRATVPWLLRPAPARSAALLRHFLAPGRTPPPDLIEWYTLVARACRTSLAPPALPRELLTRRTDVPRQVVTGQHDVFLPPERLRASAGRRLGARLVVIPDAGHLLPDEQPQALAALLTAMSSRAPG; translated from the coding sequence ATGGAACGTTCCGGGAGGCTGCGCTCGATCTATCGCAGTACCCGACACCAGCTCGAGGTCCGCGACTGGTGCACCCGCCGGTTGGACCGCTGGAGCCTCCCCCATCGACGGAACGAGATCGCCAGCCAAGCCGGCTCGACCCACGTGGTGACCGCGGGCTCTGGTTCGTCCACCGTCGTGGTCATCCCGGGCACAAACGAGAACGCGGCACTGTCGGAGTCCTTCGCCGCGGCGCTCGCGCCGGACTTTTCCGTGCTGCTGCTGGACCTGCCCGGTCAGCCGGGGCTCAGCACCGGTCACCGTCCCAGGCGGGACCGCCTGGCCTGGTACGGGCACTGGCTGGCCGAGGTGCTGGATGTGCTGGTGCCGGGCCAGGCGGTCGTGGTCGGCCACTCGCTGGGCGGCGCAATCGCCCTGGCGTGCGACTCACCCCACATCTCGGGACGGCTCCTCGTCTCCACCGCGGGCCTGACCCGGCTGAAGGTCAGCGCCGGCGTCCTGCGCGCGACCGTGCCCTGGCTGCTCCGCCCGGCCCCTGCGCGCAGCGCGGCTCTGCTGCGCCACTTCCTGGCCCCGGGGCGCACACCGCCACCAGACCTGATCGAGTGGTACACCCTGGTCGCGCGCGCGTGCCGGACCAGCCTCGCGCCGCCAGCGCTGCCGCGGGAGCTGCTCACCCGGCGCACGGATGTGCCCCGTCAGGTGGTGACTGGCCAGCACGATGTGTTCCTGCCGCCGGAAAGGCTGCGCGCGTCGGCCGGCCGGCGACTAGGCGCCCGCCTTGTGGTGATCCCGGATGCGGGCCATCTGCTCCCCGACGAGCAACCACAGGCCCTTGCGGCACTGCTTACCGCCATGAGCTCCCGCGCGCCGGGCTAG